The genomic stretch ATCGCCCTGGCCAGTGCTTTGGGTTCTCCCCCGGAAATTCCCTTTAATAATTGTACAGCATCCATGTAGTACAAAGTAAGTATAAAAGTAGATAGTAGGTAGTCCTTAGTAGTTAACGCGTTGACCACTTTCCAAGATATACTGATTTGTCTTATTTTCAGATTTGGATATCCCTTGTTGTACATCGGGATGACAAGGTTACCATGCGTAATGGTTAGAATGATAAGAGTGCTTGAATGCCGTCATTCCTAAGTAAGGTGAATTTCGGTGGTTAGGCGAAGGTTGCACCTTCGTCTGTCTATCCCGTAGCTTTAAGCTACTTGCTTCATCTTACCTTACAGTGCTGGTAGCTAAGGACGAATTCTCAGTAGAAAATACCAAAGCGGAACGCTTTGAAGATAATAGGACGAAGGTGCACCTGTCCCGGTATCGCAATGATCCGGGAACCTTCGCCCAACGCCTCGGTATTACGTTTACAGACTCAATATAATTTCCCATGCAAAGTGGTCAACGCCTTAGTAGTTAGACACGGGATTCCTACCTTTGCGCCACTATGGCCATGATATCGGCTGCTATCATCACATTTAACGAAGAGCGCAACATAGGTCGCTGCATCGATTCCCTGCAGGGAGTGGCTGATGAGATCATTGTGGTGGATTCATATTCCACAGATGATACGGAAGCCATATGCAAAGAGCGTGGTGTGACATTTGTACAACATAAATTCGAAGGCCATATCGAGCAGAAAAACTATGCGGTAACCCAAACGAATTACGAATATATTCTTTCGCTGGATGCTGATGAGGCGCTCTCCGATACCCTGAAAGCATCCATTCTACACGAGAAAAATACCATGCAACAGGATGTGTATGCCATGAACCGTCTGACCAATTATTGCGGACAATGGATTAAACATGGCGGATGGTACCCCGACACAAAGATCCGGTTATTCAAAAAAGGTTCCGGAACATGGGGCGGTGTGAACCCCCACGATAAAATTCTGGTGCAACCCGGATCACATATGGGAAAATTAAAAGGAGACCTGCTTCACTTTTCCTTTTATACCGTAGCACAACACAAGGAACAGGCAAGGAAGTTCGCTTCCATTGCCGCACATGCCATGCACAAGCAAGGAAGAAAGGCTGGCTGGTGGTCCATATTCATTCACCCTCCCGCTAAATTTATCCGAAATTATTTTTTGAAAGCCGGTTTTCTCGATGGGTACAACGGTCTGCGGATATGCCTGATATCTTCTCTCACCACCTACCGTAAATACAAAATGCTCTATGCGCTCAGCAAGGAAGCCTGATATCCGGAGTGGTACACGCACACTCAACATTCTGCATGTTTCCACGGCTTCATCATGGAGAGGCGGAGAGCAGCAACTGGCATATCTCGTAGGTGAACTGGAACAACAAGAGTACATCACACAAACGGTGGTATGTGCCAAAGGCTCTGCGCTCGAGCAACACTGCAACCGTATGTCCATCCCGCATGTTGCATTAAAAAAGAGAAGCTCGGTGGATTGGGGTTTTGCATTCCAGCTGAGTCGTCTCTGCAGATCGTTGAACATATCCATCATGCATTGTCATGATGCCCATGCGCACAGCTTTGCTGTCTGGTCTGCCACCCTTTTCCGAAACCCCGTACCCATTGTGATCAGCCGGAGGGTAGATTTCAGGATCCGCAGAGGCTTCTTCTCCTCCTTCAAGTACAACCACAAATCCATATGTGGTATCCTGTGTGTATCTGAAAAGATCCGAAGCATCATCTCACCGAGAATCAAAGACAAAACCAAACTGTTCACCGTTTATTCGGGCATTGATCTGACCAGATTTGATACAAAGCCTGTACAGAACAAGCTCCGGCAACAGTTCAACATTCCGGATGATGAGTTCATGATCGCCAACGTGGCAGCCCTGGCTCCGCACAAGGACTATTTTACATTCATTGACACCGTGGAAGTGCTTCAATCCAGAGACATCAAAGCGCATTACTTCATCATCGGAGAGGGAAAATTAAGGGAGAACATCCAGGAGTATATTGAGCACAAGGCATTGGAACATGTGATTACCCTGACAGGTTTCCGGGAAGACATACCGCTTATCCTACCGGGCATAGATGTATTTCTCATAACCTCTTCGACCGAGGGCCTGGGCACTTCAATTCTGGATGCTTTCGCCTGTGACGTTCCTGTTGTGGCCACCCGCGCCGGTGGTATTCCGGAGATTGTTATCGATAATCAAACCGGGTTGTCCGCACCGGTAGGAGATGCGGAAGCATTGGCAGAACAGGTGATCCGTATGCTGCAAGAGCCCGGGCTGCGGCAAAGCATGGTGGGTGCAGCCCGAAAACACCTTCAGAACTTCAGCCGTGAAGCAACTGCTAAACGGACGCTGGAAGTGTACCGGAAGATTTGCTGGCCCGACGGTCTCCACGACCAAACAACAGAAGCGAATTAAAAAAAGCGAAGAATGTCAACCCCACCTGATTTTCCAGGGTGTCCTCGTTGATCATGGAAATCAGGACAATCGTAAAGAAAGACAGATAAAGGGCGGGGTGCGGAATGCGGCCGGATATCCACGGATAGCAGAGGGAGAAGACAAAAACAAGCAGACCAAAGACACAAATGCTCACGGCCACCGAAATAAACTGATTGTGGGATCTTGACAATCTCCATTGCGGGGAAAGCGGGGAATCCATGAGGTCATATGCCTCTTTGAATGCCACATCCACATCACCGGTACCCACACCAAACCAGGGATGACCAGCTATGATATAACCAGCTGTTCTCCATATCTCCAACCTTAACGAAACCGAATGCCCTCCCGGGTTACCGGTACTGCGGTAGCGATCCAGTTCCCAACATATTTGTTCAACACGCGCCGTGATCATATCCGCCTCCATGTATCGGGCATTGGCTATCCCATTCTCAATGGCCCTGATCTCATCATCGGAAAGGGCCATAAGTCCATCCCTGTCTTTTTTCAATCCCTTTGAGGTTAAGAATCGGATAAGGGTGTTAGACAACCGGTTGCCTTTCTTGTCACTACCGTCTATCCCAATGCCCGATCTTTCTTCCCATGCTTCCTTGAGTTCTTCCCATGCCACGTGGCGATATACAAGGTAGCCGGACTCGGTTGTCGGATCATGCGGCTGATGAACATATCGGTTTCCGTAAGGGGTGAGGACCTCCATCTTAAGGGGAATGCGGCTCTTGATGCGCAGATTGTAATTACGAACAATATTGGCAATCAGAAGTGCAGGTATAACCGGGAGCAAATAAAGCAGAAAAAGGTATATCCGACGCCCAGCCAGTGTGCGGTTATTCTGAACATGCAACAAAAGCATCAACCAACCCACCACACCGGCGATCACAATACCTGTCATGGCTTTCAATAAAAAGAGGAACCATAAGAAATATGCCATCAGTATCATGTACACCCAACGCCTGGAAGCGCGATCCCTGATGTGCATCCAGGCCAGAAAGAACACAGCAAGACACACCATCAGACTGAACCGGATATGAGAAATGAATATGGAAATGTCTCTGTTATCCACCACGGAGATCGGGGTGAGGTTCGCTTTTACCACAACACTTACCAGTGTGGCTGTAAAGACGGCAGCCACAAACATGCGGAGTATTCGAATGAATTCCGTTTCGGTTAAAGGATCGGTGGTAGCGATGATAAGGGGCAGGATCAGCAACGGAAGTTTGATACGGAGATCTTCCCAGGCATAAGGGAAATCCTGCGTATGAATCAATCCGATAACATAAGCGACATACACGGAAACCATGATCAGCGCCAGCGGATCACCGAAGAAGCGACCCTTGATGTGACGCCAGTTCCCAGCCACCATCCAGTTGGCCAGAAGAATAATTTGTGACAGACTAATCAGGAAAAGGGAAAACGGCAGTCCGACCGCAAGCAAGACCAAACCAAAGAAATGAACGTTCCGGTGAGAAAGATACCCGCTCGGGGATTTTTCATTCATGCGGCTGAGGTGCTGAAGTATTGACCGGAACGGCTAGTTTTTCGGTTCAACGGTATTCTCGGCGGAAGCTACGGTAAGCAACGCTTTGTATTGCACCTGATCTTTCAATACTTCCTGGGCTTTCAATACCTCTTTATCCATGGTCAGACTTTTCTTGATCTTGCCCTTCTGATACCCGAAACGGTTTGACAGTTCCAATTCCAGAAGTTCTACGATCTGTTCCTTGTATGTTTTGAGGTCGGTGGTCTTGTCGTGCATCATCTTTTCCTTGAGCGCGAGATACTCACTCTCGAAGGAATCAAAGTACTTTTCCTGCTCAGCTGCCTCTTTCAGGTCATCAAGAAGACTTTCACTTTGGGTGGTATAATCATAATCCTTACCCTTCAGATAAGCAATGAACTCTTCATACGCCGCATCATCAATATCGTAGTTTGTATTATTTGCGACTTCAGGATGTTCGATGATGTAATCCGTGATAAAGTTAAAGATGTGCAGCTTCCCGTAGAGGCTTGCCGCGATCTTGCTAATCGGTTCTGGCGTCATCTGGATATCAGGGAGCACGCCACCTCCGTCTTTCACGGTTCTTCCATTGGCAGTCATAAAATCGGTCATCAGGGAATCCGGAACCTTGCCCACACTTCCATCTTCATTTCTGTTGGAGTAATCCAGTGCCTGGATGCATCTGCCACTGGGGATATAATATTTGGCGGTGGTTACTTTCAACTGGGTATTGTAGGTAAGCGGGCGGGTTGTTTGTACCAGTCCTTTTCCAAAAGTGCGTTGACCGATGACCACCCCACGATCCAGGTCCTGCAAGGTACCGCTGACAATCTCTGATGCGGATGCGGAGCCTCTGCTCACCAGAACTGCAACCGGTATTTCAGTATCTACCGGAAGATTCAGGGCACGGTATTCCTTTTCCCATTCTTTCACCTTGCCTTTTGTACTGACCACAAGCTGGCCTTTATCCACAAAAATGTTTACGATGTCTATGGCCTCATTCAGAAGACCACCCGGGTTTCCTCGAAGATCAAATACGATGGAAGTAGCGTTCTGATCCTTCAGTGCCAGCAGTGCATCTTTCACTTCACCAGCAGCATTTCTGGTAAAGCCGTTGAGTTTGATGTATCCGACTTCGTTATCCAGCATTCCGTAGTATGGAACACTGTTAATCTTGATCTCTTCACGCACCAGTTGAATGTCCAGAAGCTTCTTTTCTCCCGGGCGTTCGATGCGAATGTTCACCGTGGTACCGGGTTCACCTTTTAGCACTTTACTTACGTCCTGCGTATCCTTTCCTTTGGCAGGTTTGCCATCGATATCCACAATTTTATCACCTGCCTTCAGGCCCGCTTTGTGTGCGGGAAATGTTTCATAAGGTTCTGCAATGACGACATAATCGCCGTCTTTTCGTATCACTGCCCCGATACCCCCGTACTGTCCGGTCGTCATAAAACGATAATCCTCCATTTCGGACTCAGGAATAAAATTCGTGTACGGATCGAGGGATTCCAGCATTGAGTCGATGGCCTTCTTAATCAGATCACCCGGATTGGCTTCATCGACGTAATAGATATTCAGTTCTTTGAAAAGCGTTACGAAGATTTCAAGGTTCTTGGAAACCTCGAAATAGTTTTCTGAAAAGCCGAGGGACAGGAATGAGGCACTTCCTATACCCAGGACGGCAACCAGAACGATCAGTTTTCTTTTTATGTTTTTCATGCCTTTGCGCTATGTCTTCTATGGAGATATCTCTTTATTCAAACGAAGCAATAATTCCTTTAGTTTGTCTTCGATAACCTGATATGATACGATCTGCGTATCTGTAAAGATAATCATCAGGTTTACGCTTTGTCCAGTCTCTGAAGCGGAAAGTTTCAACAGTCCTTTGTTTCTTCTGAAGGCTTCCCGGATACGTCGCTTGAGAACATTGCGATCCACGGCTCTCTTAAAGTGACGTTTCGGAACAGACACCGCCATTTGTACGAAGGCCAATTGCTTTTGTTCCAATGGCTTCCATAAGATTCTCAATGGTTTGCCATGGATGGTCCTGCCGGAATCGAAAAGTTCGGCAATGCTTTTTCTGCTTTTAAGCCTTTGCTTCTTATTTAATGACGCCGTTTTCAATGACCTGTTGCATCCCGGTTTCTGTAATGAAACGGAAATGTACCACAGAACGACTGAATGCCCAAGTAATCCTATGGATTATTTGCGGCTCTTCTTAAGAAACTGTTCAATGGCCATGGACATGGAAGGAGCCTGTGGGGAAGGGGCTTCCACATCCAGTCTTAGTTTGGCTTCACGAACCGCCTTGGCAGTAGTGGGACCAAAGGCAGCGATCTTGGTTGTGTTTTGTTTGAACTTCGGAAAGTTCTGCAGAAGGGATTTCAAACCTGACGGACTGAAGAACACAAGCATATCATAGTTCAGCGAGGACAGGTCAGAAAGATCACTGCATACGGTTCTGTAAATGATCGCCTTGCTGTATTTGATCCCTGCCTCATCCAGCATCTCCGGAATTTCTTGCTTATGGATATCGGAGCATGGAAGAAGGAACTTCTCATCCTTATGCTTTTTGATGATCTCCATCAAATCTTTGAACGTCTGACTTCCATAGAATATCTTACGTTTTCTATATACCACATACTTCTGCAGATAAAAAGCCGTGGATTCGGATATGCAAAAATACTTCATGGTATCCGGGATCGGTGTCCTCAGATCCTTGGCGATGCGAAAGAAATGATCGACCGCATTACGGCTGGTGAAGATGACCGCCGTATGGTCAAGCATATTGATTCTTTCTTTCCGGAATTCTTTGGCATCGACTGCTTCGACGTGAATGAAGGGTCGGAAATCCACTTCAACTTTACAACGTTTGGCCAGTTCATGGTAAGGAGACTTATCCCCTTCCGGTTTCGGCTGTGAAATCAAAATTCTGTTGACACTCATACCTTATCTTTGATGGACGCGAATTCAGCCCGGGGCGTCATTTATCAATTAGAACTGACGAACAGTTTTAATATAACGACCAAAGGCAAAATTTCAAGCGTGCAAAGATAAAGAATCATATGCAATCTGGAAAATCCTGCTGCCGTACCCACCACTTGATAACCCCTGATCAAGCGAAAAGCAAATAGCAGTGTGGCGACCAACAATCCTATGTATATCAGCAATTTGTCTATCCCTGCCGGCATATACACCAGCAATACCAACAGAGGTAATAAAAAAATGCCTAACCACTTAAGCCAGAGGAACGAATTAAACAGGTAATCAGAGGCCACCTTATTCAATTCAAAAACAAATCCGCTGGCCTTGACCACAGCTGCTTTGACCAGGTACAATGCGGATATGATAAGAAGCAGTTCACCGAAGCCCATCAATCCGGTGCTTCTTCCGGGATATCCGGCGTGAACCACATTCATAGCGCGATCAATAAACAAGGTCAGGCTAAGTATGAAAAGGACATTTAAGAAAACCGCGGCCCTTTTCATCAACAGGTTCTCATCCAGCATGGTCTGGTTAGACGGTTTATTGGCGATAAACGACTTAACCAGAAACTGAATGCCTCTGAAATGAAAAATACGTATCCATGCCACGATGGTGAACATGATCAGAAGTAACGGAAATATCCAGTCTTCCCGGTTATGGAGAATCGGCTGGGGCTCCCTATTGTCTGCAGGCAACAAATGACTCCCATAAGCCTTGCGCATCTCAGGAGACAAAACATGGTTACTTTCCGGTTGGTTTTCGGCTTGCATACCCAGAAATGCCGCACCACCGAACCATTCATAAATAACCGAATCTTTGGTATCCTGCACTTTTCCTGTAAATCAATATACCTGGAATACCCGGGAAATCGTGAAGCCGAGTTTTATGCCTCCCTTTGCCCAGCTATCCGGCGAACTTACCAAAAAATCATTCTCAATGATACCTCCGGTATTGGAAAAATTCACGTGAAACACATGGCCTCCGGTTTCAATCTCATAGCCTATCGCCAGGGGTTGATAAAAAGGATATACACTATTGCCTTGTCTGAATTGCGAAAACACCTGATGGTATTCGGCAACCACGGCGGATCGCTTGGATATTTTTAACCGGAACGCGGCACCAAGCGACCACATGTCATTTTCATCCTGACCGCCATTATCAGGATGATCCCAGGCACGAACAAAGTTCCTGTGTATAAATGAAGGGAGTACTTCAGCGGAAAATGACGGGTTAAACTTTCTGGCGATGATCAACTGATGTACATAAGACAAGCGATGTGCAAAAACCTTCCAGATGGCCTGGGGATCAGCGGATGGGTTCAATGCAGCAGTAGACAACAGCACAACGCTTACCGGCATACCCTTCCCTTCCATCTGTTGCAGCCAACTCCACTTTAGAAAACCATCGATGTGTTCATTCATCTTGCTTCGCCCAACCCCCACCATCAACCGGTCATTGATGCCCAACTCAAGTGCCAGGCGAATATTGCTTGCATTGTCCAGACCGTACAACGTGTGAATACCACCTCCGCTGGCACCACCTATATTGCCAAAACGGTGGGTAATGCGAAAATCCAGTACGCCTTTGTCAAGGCATTCCACCGAATGCGCACTGATGACCCTGGTGGTTTTAAAGGTAGCGGTAACCGGCGTCTTTAGATCTCCATCCTCCTCATCCATCATGTTTAACAGGTCATCCTGTGCATAGGTATCCATACCGAACATGCACAGCAAGGCACCTGCCAGCAGCAAGGCCCTCCTATTATTTTTTCTCATAAGGAATATAATCTATGTCCACTTTCACCAGAACCTCTTCTGCGATATTCTGTACCACAAGGTTGGGGATCTTGATATTATAATCTTCCAAACGAACAGTAAATTCAGCATGAAGCACCAGATTTTTTCCCTTGACAGTGAGCGTTCCCTTCAATGTCACCTCCTTTTCCACACCATGGATCTTCATAGTGCCGATAGCCGATACCTGGGAAGTTCCATCTTTTGAATAATCGATCTGTTCCTGGATCTTTCCGGCAAATGTTGCATAGGGAAACTTCTCACTCTCCATGTAATTTTCGTTGAAGTGTTCCTGCATCAGTTTCTTTTCAAATGTAAATCCCTTGACAGGAACCTTTACGGCTATATCATTGTTTACACTGTTGATGCGACTACTTGCCGTTTTATTTTCCGCCTCTATATTCTCAAGAGGAGCCTCTGAAAAGAATGTGATTTTACTTTCCCTGAAAATATAAAGTTGAGCCATGGTCGTCTGAAAGACAAGCAGAAGGGCTACCGCTATTAAAAGTTTTTGTTTCATTACCTGAGGATTGATATTTGAAATTGGGAGGCCGGAATTGTTCAATTATTTGGTGCGCCTTTATTTACCCAGCAGGTCAATATCTGAAGATCAATATCATTAAGTGTTCCTGAAGGTGGCATTTCCTTTGTTATAAGAACCTTTTGCCTGAAGGTTCCCTGATCCACTTTGGATTTCACTACACTGTATTTGGTGAAATCACCATATTGGAAACTTCCCTGATGGCATCCGGAGACCGCGCAATTAGATTGAATAATCGGTTTGACATTTGCGTTATACCCGCTACTCAGGGTATCACACACTTCAATCTGCGGCACCTCTTCCCTGTCACTGGTACAGGACACAAATAAACCGGCAAACAGGAAAATGAACAGTGTACTTCGCATCATCTGGAGATTGGTCATTTGATCTACACAAAAATCCGACCAAATTACAGGAACATCAGTTTCTGCACATAATGCTTATCTCCCATCATAACATGGATGAAGTATAGTCCGTCGCCGATCAGTAGCTCACTCCTGTTGAAAGTTCTTGAGAAAGCCCCTGCCGGAAGGGTCTCGTTGAGCAGGCTGCTTACCTTTTTACCGGTCATGTCATAAATAAGAATCTGCACATTATCACCGGAAAGAACATCGAAGGACACATTCATCAATTCCGTGACCGGTTGCGGATGCAATGCAAGGTTTACCTCTTTCCCTGATAAAGGATTCTCCACTCCGGTTGTGCTTTCCTGCAACACAAGTACAGAATTATAGATATGATCACCGGAGGATGTATTACTGGAATTTGTACAGTTAAATGCGGCGTAAATACTTACGATGCCCGCTCCGTTTGAAGGTGCGGTCCAATCAAAGGTCCATGTTCTGGAACCCGACCCGGCCGTTCCCGCACTTTTGTGAGTGATATAGCTTTTTGAGTTGAATGTTACAATTTGAGTTTCCGAGGTATTTGTAGGCACCAGGGTCCCAACCATATCACCATTGAGATCGAAGGATGAAGCCTGGAAACCATACTTTGTAAGCCCGGCCTCGGTTGCCGTGCAGGTAATGGTATAAGTGGCTCCGGGCACGTATTTATTATCCGACGGGCCATCCTATGTTATCCAGCCGGTGACCGGGGTAGCACTGCTTCCGGTGTGGCATTCGGTGCAGGTATTGCCACCATTATCAGAAGGATTACCCGTATGACCGCCTGGTGCGCCGGTTGAACGTGTCCAGGCAGGATTCAGTAATGCGTCAAAAACGATTAATGTACACATCAGGGAGATGCTTAACAAAGCAAACTTTTTCATAGTGTTGGTTTTTTGTTGCTTAACATACGATGCAGAAAGGATTTGGAGGGAAAGTCAAACTTAATAGGGACAAATTACAAATTCTTCTAATTTTGTCCTATTCTCATCCCTTCAAATTTAACAGAGACCACATGTACATTTGCATGTCGTAAATTAAATTATTCGCTGACCATGGCTGACGATAGATACCAACCACACGACTATTACCTTGCTGACGAACTGCTCACCGAGGAACATCGGCTGATCCGTGAATCTGCCAGGGCATGGGTAAAAAAAGAAGTGACACCAATTATTGAAGATGCGGCACAAACCTGCACCTTTCCCATGCACCTGCTAAAAGGATTGGGAGAAATCGGCGCTTTCGGGTCTTATATCCCGCAGGAATACGGTGGCCATGGCCTGGACCAGATTGCCTACGGTCTCATCATGCAGGAACTTGAAAGAGGTGATTCCGGTATCCGGTCCACTGCATCCGTTCAAACCTCACTGGTGATGTATCCCATTTGGAAATATGCCACGGAAGATTTGAAAAAGGCATTACTCCCGAAACTTGCCACCGGAGAAATGATGGGTTGTTTCGGACTCACCGAACCCGACCATGGTTCAAATCCGGGAGGGATGATTACCCGCATCGAAGACAAAGGAAATCATTATATCCTCAATGGCGCCAAGATGTGGATATCCAATGCTCCCTTTGCGGATATCGCCGTGGTCTGGGCGAAAGACGACCAGGATGAGATTCGCGGACTGGTTGTTGAGCGTGGCATGGACGGCTTCACCACACCGGAAACCCATGGCAAATGGTCGCTCCGTGCTTCGGCCACCGGAGAGTTGGTGTTCGACAATGTGAAGGTACCGAAGGAGAATATTTTTCCTGACATCAAAGGTTTGAAAGGCCCGCTCAGCTGTCTGAATTCCGCACGCTATGGTATTGCCTGGGGCGCCATTGGTGCGGCATTGGATTGTTATGATTCGGCATTGCGTTATTCGAAAGAAAGGATCCAGTTCGGCAGGCCCATCGGAGGATTTCAGTTGCAGCAAAAGAAACTGGCGGAAATGATCACCGAGATTACCAAGGCCCAACTGCTGGTATGGCGACTCGGTCAGTTGCGCAACGAAGATCGCGCCACCCCTGCCCAGATATCCATGGCCAAACGCAACAATGTAAATATGGCACTCCAGATCGCCAGGGAAGCACGACAGATTCATGGTGGAATGGGTATCACCGGTGAATACCCGATCATGAGGCATATGATGAATCTTGAATCGGTCATCACCTATGAAGGTACCCATGACATTCACCTCCTGATCACTGGAATGGATGTCACCGGTGAAAATGCTTTTGGCGGATAAAAAATTACCTTCTTTAAAAAGCCTGTATACACTACATCGCATAACCTGCAATTGTTTGTAACTTTGCGGCTGTGGAACAAGTGCATGTTCATAAAGACAATCCCTATTGCGTAAGCCTTACACGCTATGAGCGCTGGCGCACCCGGGAAGTCATGGTAGGGTCCGTGGGCATCGGCGGGGATCACCCCATTCGTGTACAATCCATGACCACCACGGATACCATGGACACCGCTGCTACGGTTGCGCAAAGCATCCGGATGATAGAAGCAGGCTGCGAACTGGTGAGGGTCACCGCACCCAGTCTGAAAGAAGCGGAGAACCTCAAAG from Flavobacteriales bacterium encodes the following:
- a CDS encoding glycosyltransferase family 2 protein, with the translated sequence MAMISAAIITFNEERNIGRCIDSLQGVADEIIVVDSYSTDDTEAICKERGVTFVQHKFEGHIEQKNYAVTQTNYEYILSLDADEALSDTLKASILHEKNTMQQDVYAMNRLTNYCGQWIKHGGWYPDTKIRLFKKGSGTWGGVNPHDKILVQPGSHMGKLKGDLLHFSFYTVAQHKEQARKFASIAAHAMHKQGRKAGWWSIFIHPPAKFIRNYFLKAGFLDGYNGLRICLISSLTTYRKYKMLYALSKEA
- a CDS encoding glycosyltransferase; translation: MRSARKPDIRSGTRTLNILHVSTASSWRGGEQQLAYLVGELEQQEYITQTVVCAKGSALEQHCNRMSIPHVALKKRSSVDWGFAFQLSRLCRSLNISIMHCHDAHAHSFAVWSATLFRNPVPIVISRRVDFRIRRGFFSSFKYNHKSICGILCVSEKIRSIISPRIKDKTKLFTVYSGIDLTRFDTKPVQNKLRQQFNIPDDEFMIANVAALAPHKDYFTFIDTVEVLQSRDIKAHYFIIGEGKLRENIQEYIEHKALEHVITLTGFREDIPLILPGIDVFLITSSTEGLGTSILDAFACDVPVVATRAGGIPEIVIDNQTGLSAPVGDAEALAEQVIRMLQEPGLRQSMVGAARKHLQNFSREATAKRTLEVYRKICWPDGLHDQTTEAN
- a CDS encoding O-antigen ligase family protein, with the translated sequence MNEKSPSGYLSHRNVHFFGLVLLAVGLPFSLFLISLSQIILLANWMVAGNWRHIKGRFFGDPLALIMVSVYVAYVIGLIHTQDFPYAWEDLRIKLPLLILPLIIATTDPLTETEFIRILRMFVAAVFTATLVSVVVKANLTPISVVDNRDISIFISHIRFSLMVCLAVFFLAWMHIRDRASRRWVYMILMAYFLWFLFLLKAMTGIVIAGVVGWLMLLLHVQNNRTLAGRRIYLFLLYLLPVIPALLIANIVRNYNLRIKSRIPLKMEVLTPYGNRYVHQPHDPTTESGYLVYRHVAWEELKEAWEERSGIGIDGSDKKGNRLSNTLIRFLTSKGLKKDRDGLMALSDDEIRAIENGIANARYMEADMITARVEQICWELDRYRSTGNPGGHSVSLRLEIWRTAGYIIAGHPWFGVGTGDVDVAFKEAYDLMDSPLSPQWRLSRSHNQFISVAVSICVFGLLVFVFSLCYPWISGRIPHPALYLSFFTIVLISMINEDTLENQVGLTFFAFFNSLLLFGRGDRRASKSSGTLPASV
- a CDS encoding PDZ domain-containing protein, which translates into the protein MKNIKRKLIVLVAVLGIGSASFLSLGFSENYFEVSKNLEIFVTLFKELNIYYVDEANPGDLIKKAIDSMLESLDPYTNFIPESEMEDYRFMTTGQYGGIGAVIRKDGDYVVIAEPYETFPAHKAGLKAGDKIVDIDGKPAKGKDTQDVSKVLKGEPGTTVNIRIERPGEKKLLDIQLVREEIKINSVPYYGMLDNEVGYIKLNGFTRNAAGEVKDALLALKDQNATSIVFDLRGNPGGLLNEAIDIVNIFVDKGQLVVSTKGKVKEWEKEYRALNLPVDTEIPVAVLVSRGSASASEIVSGTLQDLDRGVVIGQRTFGKGLVQTTRPLTYNTQLKVTTAKYYIPSGRCIQALDYSNRNEDGSVGKVPDSLMTDFMTANGRTVKDGGGVLPDIQMTPEPISKIAASLYGKLHIFNFITDYIIEHPEVANNTNYDIDDAAYEEFIAYLKGKDYDYTTQSESLLDDLKEAAEQEKYFDSFESEYLALKEKMMHDKTTDLKTYKEQIVELLELELSNRFGYQKGKIKKSLTMDKEVLKAQEVLKDQVQYKALLTVASAENTVEPKN
- the rnpA gene encoding ribonuclease P protein component — translated: MKTASLNKKQRLKSRKSIAELFDSGRTIHGKPLRILWKPLEQKQLAFVQMAVSVPKRHFKRAVDRNVLKRRIREAFRRNKGLLKLSASETGQSVNLMIIFTDTQIVSYQVIEDKLKELLLRLNKEISP
- a CDS encoding uroporphyrinogen-III synthase; this encodes MSVNRILISQPKPEGDKSPYHELAKRCKVEVDFRPFIHVEAVDAKEFRKERINMLDHTAVIFTSRNAVDHFFRIAKDLRTPIPDTMKYFCISESTAFYLQKYVVYRKRKIFYGSQTFKDLMEIIKKHKDEKFLLPCSDIHKQEIPEMLDEAGIKYSKAIIYRTVCSDLSDLSSLNYDMLVFFSPSGLKSLLQNFPKFKQNTTKIAAFGPTTAKAVREAKLRLDVEAPSPQAPSMSMAIEQFLKKSRK
- a CDS encoding DUF4271 domain-containing protein produces the protein MQDTKDSVIYEWFGGAAFLGMQAENQPESNHVLSPEMRKAYGSHLLPADNREPQPILHNREDWIFPLLLIMFTIVAWIRIFHFRGIQFLVKSFIANKPSNQTMLDENLLMKRAAVFLNVLFILSLTLFIDRAMNVVHAGYPGRSTGLMGFGELLLIISALYLVKAAVVKASGFVFELNKVASDYLFNSFLWLKWLGIFLLPLLVLLVYMPAGIDKLLIYIGLLVATLLFAFRLIRGYQVVGTAAGFSRLHMILYLCTLEILPLVVILKLFVSSN
- a CDS encoding YceI family protein, with protein sequence MKQKLLIAVALLLVFQTTMAQLYIFRESKITFFSEAPLENIEAENKTASSRINSVNNDIAVKVPVKGFTFEKKLMQEHFNENYMESEKFPYATFAGKIQEQIDYSKDGTSQVSAIGTMKIHGVEKEVTLKGTLTVKGKNLVLHAEFTVRLEDYNIKIPNLVVQNIAEEVLVKVDIDYIPYEKK
- a CDS encoding T9SS type A sorting domain-containing protein, with the protein product MPGATYTITCTATEAGLTKYGFQASSFDLNGDMVGTLVPTNTSETQIVTFNSKSYITHKSAGTAGSGSRTWTFDWTAPSNGAGIVSIYAAFNCTNSSNTSSGDHIYNSVLVLQESTTGVENPLSGKEVNLALHPQPVTELMNVSFDVLSGDNVQILIYDMTGKKVSSLLNETLPAGAFSRTFNRSELLIGDGLYFIHVMMGDKHYVQKLMFL